CATTCTAACTACACGTGCACCCATACGCGCCTACGAAGATGAGACGTAAGCATGCAATGTCCATAATTTGTTAAGacctaaaaataaacaacttcTTAAAATCTTATTTGCAGTATCAAGGTGCAGGCTTATAGTAACGAAGCCTATATTCCGGAAACCCGCTCCACTGCTGAAACCATTGAGGTCAATGAAGAAGCAATAGTGCGTGCAGCTCACATGTCACAGGATGCAAGTCTAATGGACCGCCGTTTCCGCAACATTGACGCATTCCAGCAATATCCTGCTCCCAATTCCAGCCGCACTCCACGCCAGCAATCTCAGGGTCCTGTTCAAGAGACTGTTATCGTTGCTACTGCAGGCTTTCCAGTGCCCGACTATTCACCGCAGCCCAGCCCCAATCCCAATGGCATATTGCGCCATCCACACTACTAAACCATAGGCATATGCCACCAGCAATAATTCACATAATTCTCAAATAAGTACCGCCCCAgtaaagcagctaaaattaagTTCAATGTAACAAACTTTCGTCGCCACCTTAATAGTTCTTATCGGAGCtcattttgcatattaatttttatttatttatgtgtaaacaatgtatgcatacaaacatatttatgtacttTTATGGCTACAGACAATTGCTACTGTAAATATATGCTATTAAtctaaatacatttattgttcTTTGCACGTCCAGTCCAACtgattgttgtttatattttcaaaattgctGATAAGAGAGCCCCCAGCAacgatttattatttaataaacactGATGTACGCGTTAGCTAAGCCTAAAGATtagcaaaactatttatatatttaagctaaaagaCAAAATTATGTACAACAGCCTATTACTTTTAATATCATATGACTGTGagcagcattttaaatattgcgcGTTACAAGCAAGTACTTAACAGAAAATGTTAATaacataaatgtttatttggtTGCCTATCGAGCCGTATCGCTGCCACTCGCTCGCACCAACAAGAAAATTCTTTGTTGCACTGCTCATTCGCTATCGCTATGGATGATACGTGTTAATTCCGGTGTTTGATATCGCCGGCAAAGATTACGTCGCAGGTCAGAAAGTTCAACGAAAAGCAATAATATTGATAAGAAGTTAGTTTTAGCAACAACATTTCGATGAAAAACATTAGAGCCGGCTGTTAAACGTCGTGCAcatgttaatattttgttcACTTTAATTTGAGACGTGCTCTGAAGCTCAAGGCAGCGTTGACAAGCtgacaataaatatttcaactctAACAAATTGCAACGGAAAATGGTTTTCATAACAAAGTTGGCACGTGTGGGTGTGCAGGCTGCCCGTCAGCTACGCGCTACTCCTTTAACGACGCAGTGGCGTAGTATCCATGTCAGCTGCATCCTAGAAGGTAGAGCTGTTTATGCAATCAATTTGTGTGCTCTAGACTAATGTTTTTGGTTTGCTTGCAGAGCGCCGTTATACTGACAAGCACGAATGGGTGGAACTTTTGGACGCCAACAAGGCCATTGTGGGTATTTCAAGCTACGCACAGGAAGCGCTTGGCGATGTAGTGTTTGCTCAGTTGCCCGAGCCTGGCACAGAGTTGAAGCAGGATGATGAGTGCGGCGCTTTGGAGAGCGTCAAGGCAGCCAGCGAGGTCTATTCACCCGTATCCGGCAAGGTAACAGAGAAGAATGCGATGGTAGAGGATACGCCAGCGCtagtcaacagcagctgctatgAAAAAGGtgtgaataattaaaaaaaaaagtaaaattgtaGTTAACTACTATATTTTCCTTATTATAGGCTGGCTTTTCAAGGTGGATCTTAACAAGCCCGATGAATACCAAAAACTCATGACTGAAGAGCAATACAAGACTTTCCTAAGCAGCAGCTCTGACCATTAGAGGCTAATGGAAAACACCAAACTCAATCTACACCGTTGCCCGTTGTTATCTCATGGAAACACAAACAtcctcacacatacacacttacaaacaaacaaactcaTCTACATATCTATACCAAACTACGTTGTTGTCGCATTTGGACTTGTCGCTACGCTTTAAGAATAAACTGTAAAGCCAAACACTacacttaaaacaaaaatacacaatCGGCGATTTAATTGACCTGCGGTCAGCACTGTCATAGATCCCCCACGGATGTACACAGTACACAGATAATAACGCCAGGAGAGTCGACCAAAGAGAGTACGAGtggaaatttgttgtttgttctcTTAAATCGCTTATCAATTGAGTCAAAAAGTACTTGAGCGCCAATACGAACCGGAGAAGTTCACAGCGGTAGTCCACTATgtaaaagaaattgttgctgagGCAATTGGCAGGCATCACCTGATTGCAGCAAGAGCAATTACGAATGACTTAGGACACAGTACATATAGGCATGACGACAAGATGAATGGAAACATACGCTTGTCGAACTGATAAGGATTTTGATGGGCCAGTCGTACGTCTGTCACTGTCTGTTATACCGTAGATGGTGATAAGCACGCATATTTTGAACTTCGCGGCACGAGCCCGGGCGAGTGCGCTCAGCTGCTTGTCCAAAAGCTTTGCGTGCGAAAAAAGCCCTCGGTGTTTGGCAAAAAGCTTCAGTGCTCAAATGAAACTCAAATCGTGAGGTACACGTAAATTCGTGCGCTGCGTCAAGTGAAAGAACAAACAAATCCAAGCACACTCTCGCATACAAAAACCACTAACTGCAATATAAGCTATATAGAGAATAAATAAAGGACAATTGTTGAGGCAAGAGTAAAGACAAGTGAAATCAAGAACAAAAACAT
The DNA window shown above is from Drosophila busckii strain San Diego stock center, stock number 13000-0081.31 chromosome 3L, ASM1175060v1, whole genome shotgun sequence and carries:
- the LOC108600004 gene encoding glycine cleavage system H protein, mitochondrial; protein product: MVFITKLARVGVQAARQLRATPLTTQWRSIHVSCILEERRYTDKHEWVELLDANKAIVGISSYAQEALGDVVFAQLPEPGTELKQDDECGALESVKAASEVYSPVSGKVTEKNAMVEDTPALVNSSCYEKGWLFKVDLNKPDEYQKLMTEEQYKTFLSSSSDH